One Chitinophaga sp. H8 DNA window includes the following coding sequences:
- a CDS encoding glycoside hydrolase family 127 protein has translation MYSNHSKNIRFPAFLLLINLILILPAFGQVKVKPVVKDQLHAGQPDHISGHLGMKLDAAYQNRILSQDDDRLITPFRNRTEDHLWQTEFWGKWFTSAVLAYNYLPEPRLKKVLDNSVPLLLKTQTADGYIGNYADKSRLEQWDIWGQKYTLWGLLAYYDLTQDKASLMAARKMADYLINELAVRKKSIVQQGNYFGMATTSVLKPVTMLYARTNEKKYLDFAEEIVRQWELPVGPQLITKAGIDVGKRWPFPAQAEWVKQGQKAYEMMSCYDGLLDLYRITGNKAYKAAVEKTWENIRDTEINILGSGAASECWYDGKKLQQFVTKHANETCVTVTWLMLSEQLLKLTGETKYADAIEQTYYNALLGAMTPDGANWGMYTPAMGIRSLGSNQCNMGLNCCVANGPRGLYAMLPLAVMSGENGIAVNFFAEGHYEVKAPGQQMVEIIQHTDYPVSGKVNLQLKMAAAQEFAIKVRIPAWSIQTTLMVNGQPVTVAKAGEYVSVNRKWASGDNIELVLDMRGRIEKVGEQPLNLAIMRGPIVLARDLRLAGNVDVDETITPVLASDGTVPMEIIKQGTQSNTWIAVTIPCMVGSWRLGEEGVPVNLTFCDFSSAGSTFSPASRYRVWFPQLIGADWGG, from the coding sequence ATCAACCTCATACTTATTTTGCCAGCTTTTGGGCAGGTAAAGGTAAAACCTGTAGTGAAGGATCAGCTGCATGCAGGACAACCTGACCATATCAGCGGACACCTGGGCATGAAACTGGATGCGGCTTACCAAAACCGTATCCTGTCTCAGGATGACGACCGTCTGATCACCCCTTTCCGGAACAGAACAGAAGATCATCTCTGGCAAACAGAGTTCTGGGGAAAGTGGTTTACTTCTGCGGTGCTGGCATACAACTATCTCCCGGAACCGCGGTTAAAAAAGGTGCTGGATAATAGCGTGCCCCTGTTATTAAAAACCCAGACGGCGGATGGATACATAGGCAACTATGCAGATAAAAGCCGCCTGGAGCAATGGGATATCTGGGGACAGAAATATACGCTGTGGGGCTTGCTGGCGTATTATGATTTAACACAAGATAAAGCCTCGCTGATGGCGGCGCGTAAAATGGCAGACTACCTGATCAATGAACTGGCGGTACGTAAAAAATCAATTGTTCAGCAGGGGAACTATTTTGGGATGGCTACCACTTCTGTACTGAAGCCGGTTACCATGCTGTATGCAAGAACAAATGAAAAGAAATATCTCGACTTTGCTGAAGAGATCGTAAGGCAGTGGGAATTACCGGTAGGCCCGCAACTGATCACAAAAGCAGGTATAGATGTGGGCAAACGCTGGCCCTTTCCTGCACAGGCGGAATGGGTGAAACAGGGACAAAAGGCTTATGAGATGATGTCCTGCTATGATGGCCTATTGGATCTTTACCGTATTACAGGAAACAAAGCATATAAAGCGGCCGTTGAAAAAACCTGGGAGAATATCCGGGATACTGAAATTAATATACTGGGCTCAGGTGCTGCATCTGAATGCTGGTATGATGGAAAAAAACTGCAGCAGTTTGTAACCAAACATGCGAATGAAACCTGTGTCACCGTAACCTGGTTAATGCTGAGTGAACAATTACTAAAACTGACCGGTGAAACAAAATATGCCGATGCGATAGAGCAAACCTATTACAATGCACTGTTAGGGGCCATGACTCCTGATGGGGCCAACTGGGGCATGTACACACCTGCTATGGGGATCCGGTCATTGGGGAGCAATCAATGCAATATGGGGCTTAATTGCTGTGTTGCCAATGGTCCCAGAGGCTTGTATGCCATGTTACCTTTAGCAGTGATGAGTGGAGAAAACGGCATTGCAGTTAACTTTTTTGCGGAAGGGCATTATGAAGTAAAAGCGCCTGGTCAGCAAATGGTGGAAATAATACAACACACTGACTATCCGGTAAGCGGGAAAGTAAACCTGCAGCTGAAGATGGCGGCTGCACAAGAGTTTGCCATCAAGGTCCGTATTCCTGCATGGAGCATACAAACTACTTTAATGGTCAATGGTCAGCCGGTAACAGTTGCGAAGGCAGGAGAATATGTGTCTGTTAACCGGAAATGGGCATCGGGAGACAATATTGAACTGGTGCTGGATATGAGAGGAAGAATAGAAAAAGTGGGAGAGCAGCCATTAAACCTGGCTATTATGCGGGGACCGATAGTGCTTGCCAGAGACCTGAGATTGGCAGGTAATGTAGATGTGGATGAAACAATTACGCCTGTCCTGGCAAGTGATGGTACGGTGCCTATGGAGATAATAAAACAGGGTACGCAGAGCAATACCTGGATAGCTGTTACCATTCCTTGTATGGTAGGCTCCTGGAGATTGGGTGAGGAAGGAGTACCAGTAAATCTGACCTTCTGCGATTTCTCCTCTGCTGGGAGCACCTTTTCACCCGCTTCCCGTTATAGAGTCTGGTTCCCTCAGCTGATAGGTGCTGATTGGGGAGGGTAA
- a CDS encoding DMT family transporter, giving the protein MNRIIANNKWLTVIMAGLLFAILWASAATATKIGLKAAQPFVICIFRFLISGVVMLVISHLFLRNKLPEKQQWKQLTIYGLLNITIYLGLYVLAMQNVSAGLGALAVSSNPVFITIIAVIFLKQPVSFRMVLSLLLCTAGVILAAFPSMDNSTTTIGGIIVMFASMLSYSAGAVYFSARKWDGLNILTINAWQTIIGGLLLLPLTIAVYQPALNLYNSDFWWSVTWLAIPVSIIGVLCWLFLLKENPVKASYWLFLCPIAGFIIAKLMMQEPLNSFTVYGILLVLTGLFLVLKDKPAPKPE; this is encoded by the coding sequence GTGAATAGGATTATCGCCAATAATAAATGGCTCACCGTTATTATGGCAGGTCTGTTATTTGCCATACTATGGGCATCTGCAGCTACTGCCACCAAAATAGGATTAAAGGCAGCGCAGCCTTTTGTGATCTGCATTTTCAGGTTTCTGATTTCCGGTGTAGTTATGCTGGTGATCTCTCATCTTTTTCTGCGTAATAAACTCCCGGAGAAACAACAATGGAAACAGCTGACTATATATGGCCTGCTGAACATTACAATTTACCTGGGCCTATATGTGCTGGCCATGCAAAATGTTTCTGCCGGACTGGGTGCGCTGGCCGTTTCTTCCAACCCGGTTTTCATCACGATCATTGCAGTGATATTCTTGAAGCAGCCAGTTTCCTTCCGCATGGTGCTTAGCCTGTTATTATGCACCGCAGGCGTGATCCTGGCTGCATTTCCCTCTATGGATAACAGTACGACTACCATTGGCGGTATCATCGTAATGTTTGCAAGTATGCTCTCCTATTCTGCCGGTGCCGTTTATTTCTCTGCCAGAAAATGGGATGGCCTTAATATTCTGACCATTAATGCCTGGCAAACAATCATAGGAGGATTGCTTTTGTTACCACTCACAATTGCTGTTTATCAACCAGCGCTCAATCTTTATAACAGTGACTTCTGGTGGTCTGTTACCTGGCTGGCCATACCTGTATCTATCATAGGCGTATTGTGCTGGCTGTTCCTGCTAAAAGAAAATCCGGTAAAAGCATCCTACTGGCTATTTCTATGTCCTATAGCAGGCTTTATTATTGCCAAACTCATGATGCAGGAACCCTTAAACAGCTTTACCGTTTATGGTATCTTACTGGTATTAACAGGATTGTTCCTGGTACTGAAAGATAAACCAGCTCCCAAGCCGGAGTAA
- a CDS encoding PVC-type heme-binding CxxCH protein, whose product MNNSMICMLLLAAASLSLDTGHLPETAPALPSDTLHLPEGLEATVWAASPMLFNPTNMDIDHKGRIWVTEAVNYRDFNNHAAGKLRHPAGDRIMILEDTDHDGKADRSKVFVEDTLLRSPLGIAVIGNKVIVSCSPSVIVYTDEDGDDRPDKREIFLTGFGGLDHDHGLHAFTAGPDGRFYFNTGNAGPHKVTDKAGWHLRSGSLYTGGTPYNTTNEPGLKSDDGRVWTGGLALRIRPDGTSLSVVGHNFRNAYELALDSYGNMWQNDNDDQVVTCRTTWLMEGGNAGYFSNDGSRFWQADHRPGQSNFTAHWHQEDPGVIPAGDNTGAGAPTGIVVYESDALGPQFAGMLLSADAGRNVIFGYHTTPQGAGYAMSRFNFATSVTASTEDYKWDAQETDERKWFRPSDVAVGPDGAIYIADWYDPIVGGHAMHDSTGIGRIYRIAPKDHPLTVPAIDFQHTAGQIQALLSPAVNVRYSGFALLQAKGAAVLPEVTALLDSPHPYHRARAIWLLAQLGNQGIQKTATLLTHPDNIVRITAFRALKAVSADILPYARQLVNDTAAAVRREVAIALRDVPFAQSKPLILTLIAGYDGQDRWYLEALGMAADGKAAQIYPLLLAKYGYNPLLWDNRMANLVWRLHPPAAVAALEKRAGSRQLKPDQQKAAMTALAFITSKRANQAMTRLTLQKDTVIKATATWWLQFRQSNDWAAYKPVKDTLQNDSQLASKIKALRDKMLNNTLSVASRQAAATSLAKDSSGGKMLIQMAISKQLPESLIPTIGNSIFSNPDQSVRVLAGDYFKKPGVAKTYAISQLSKMKGYADNGKKVFTAVCASCHKAAAQGNDVGPELTRIRTKFDKNGLLDAIVNPNAAIVFGYEPWLITTRQGNTVYGFLQSDGKNVVLKDIAGKRIIIPAADITSRKKTGTLMPDPATLHLTEQQLTDVTAYLMSLNEE is encoded by the coding sequence ATGAACAATAGTATGATATGCATGCTGTTATTGGCAGCAGCATCCCTTTCCCTCGACACCGGCCATCTGCCTGAAACAGCCCCGGCACTACCATCAGATACCCTGCACCTCCCGGAAGGGCTGGAAGCCACGGTATGGGCAGCATCGCCTATGCTCTTTAACCCTACCAATATGGACATTGATCATAAAGGCCGGATATGGGTAACAGAAGCCGTTAACTATCGCGATTTCAACAATCATGCAGCAGGTAAGCTGCGTCATCCGGCAGGCGACAGGATCATGATCCTGGAAGATACGGACCATGATGGCAAGGCAGACCGCTCGAAAGTTTTTGTAGAGGACACTTTATTACGTTCTCCATTAGGCATTGCCGTTATTGGCAACAAGGTGATTGTTTCCTGCTCACCCTCTGTTATTGTTTATACCGATGAAGACGGAGATGACCGGCCAGATAAGAGAGAAATATTCCTCACCGGCTTCGGGGGCCTGGATCATGATCACGGGTTACATGCCTTTACAGCCGGACCGGATGGCAGGTTTTACTTCAACACCGGCAATGCTGGTCCTCATAAGGTAACAGATAAAGCAGGCTGGCATTTACGGTCCGGCAGTCTGTATACCGGTGGCACGCCTTACAATACCACGAATGAGCCCGGATTAAAAAGCGATGATGGCCGGGTATGGACCGGGGGGCTTGCCTTACGCATACGCCCCGATGGCACGAGCTTGTCGGTAGTAGGACATAATTTCCGCAATGCATATGAGCTGGCGTTGGACTCTTATGGTAATATGTGGCAGAATGACAATGATGACCAGGTGGTTACCTGTCGTACTACCTGGCTGATGGAAGGCGGCAATGCCGGTTATTTCAGTAATGATGGTAGCCGTTTCTGGCAGGCAGACCATCGTCCCGGACAAAGTAACTTCACGGCACACTGGCACCAGGAAGATCCCGGTGTAATTCCCGCAGGAGATAATACCGGCGCCGGTGCCCCCACAGGTATTGTGGTATATGAATCGGATGCCCTGGGCCCGCAATTTGCAGGCATGCTCCTCAGCGCTGATGCAGGAAGGAATGTTATTTTTGGCTATCACACGACCCCACAGGGCGCCGGATATGCCATGTCCCGTTTTAATTTTGCCACCTCCGTCACCGCCTCTACGGAGGATTATAAATGGGATGCCCAGGAAACAGATGAGCGGAAATGGTTCCGGCCCAGCGATGTGGCAGTAGGTCCCGATGGCGCCATTTACATTGCCGACTGGTATGATCCTATTGTGGGGGGGCATGCCATGCATGACAGTACCGGCATAGGCCGCATTTACCGTATTGCCCCCAAAGATCACCCGCTAACGGTACCGGCTATAGATTTTCAGCATACAGCAGGGCAGATACAGGCCTTGTTAAGTCCTGCAGTAAATGTACGCTACAGCGGTTTTGCATTGCTGCAGGCAAAAGGTGCGGCGGTGCTTCCTGAAGTGACTGCCTTGCTGGATAGTCCCCATCCTTATCATCGTGCCAGGGCAATATGGTTGCTGGCACAGCTGGGGAATCAGGGAATACAAAAAACAGCCACGCTGCTGACCCATCCTGATAATATCGTACGTATTACCGCTTTCCGGGCACTGAAAGCAGTATCGGCAGATATACTGCCGTATGCCAGGCAGCTGGTCAATGACACTGCCGCCGCCGTGCGCAGGGAAGTAGCTATTGCCTTGCGGGATGTTCCGTTTGCACAAAGCAAACCACTTATCCTGACGCTGATAGCAGGTTATGACGGCCAGGACCGCTGGTATCTGGAAGCGCTGGGGATGGCGGCAGACGGAAAAGCGGCGCAAATATATCCTTTACTGTTAGCTAAATATGGGTACAATCCTTTGTTGTGGGACAACCGGATGGCCAACCTCGTATGGCGCCTGCATCCACCAGCAGCAGTAGCAGCATTAGAAAAGAGAGCTGGTAGCCGGCAGTTGAAGCCGGACCAGCAAAAAGCAGCTATGACCGCACTTGCCTTTATCACCAGTAAACGTGCTAATCAGGCCATGACCCGGCTCACCCTGCAAAAAGACACCGTAATAAAAGCCACTGCCACCTGGTGGTTGCAATTCCGTCAGAGTAACGATTGGGCTGCCTATAAGCCGGTTAAGGACACTCTGCAAAACGACAGTCAACTGGCATCTAAGATAAAAGCGCTGCGTGATAAAATGTTGAATAACACCCTTTCCGTAGCCAGCCGTCAGGCCGCCGCCACTTCCCTGGCCAAAGACAGCAGTGGTGGAAAGATGCTGATACAAATGGCGATCAGCAAACAATTACCTGAGTCACTTATTCCCACTATAGGCAATAGCATTTTTTCCAATCCGGACCAGTCTGTCCGGGTACTGGCAGGTGACTATTTTAAAAAACCTGGTGTTGCCAAAACCTATGCTATTTCACAGCTCAGCAAAATGAAGGGATATGCAGACAATGGCAAAAAAGTATTTACAGCAGTATGCGCTTCCTGTCATAAAGCAGCCGCACAAGGCAATGACGTAGGCCCGGAGCTTACCAGGATCAGGACAAAATTTGATAAGAACGGGTTGCTGGACGCCATCGTAAATCCTAATGCTGCCATCGTATTTGGATATGAACCCTGGCTCATCACTACCCGCCAGGGAAATACCGTATATGGTTTTCTTCAATCGGATGGTAAAAATGTGGTACTGAAAGATATAGCAGGCAAACGCATTATCATTCCCGCCGCGGATATTACCAGCCGGAAAAAAACCGGTACGCTGATGCCGGATCCCGCTACCCTTCATCTGACCGAGCAACAGCTTACGGACGTCACTGCTTATCTGATGTCGTTGAACGAAGAATAA
- a CDS encoding sugar phosphate isomerase/epimerase family protein, with translation MMHRRAVIKTLSVLAGSYCIPLPAYAMLKKRFRIGACDWSIGRANQPAAMQTAREIGLDGVQVSLGSAANNMHLREPAVQALYQQAAAAAGVSIAGLAIGELNNIPYKSDPRTEQWVSDSIDVASTLGCKVVLLAFFGNGDLKNDAAGQQEVIHRLRQVAPKAEKAGIYLGIESWLSAAEHMTILDAVGSSHVKVYYDVANAHKMGYDIYQEIRWLGKNICEFHAKEYGQLLGKGPIDFRQVHQAMEDIGYRGWLQIEDAVPPGATMLESYQANQAFLRTVFPE, from the coding sequence ATGATGCATAGAAGAGCAGTTATTAAAACCTTGTCTGTTCTGGCGGGTAGTTATTGTATCCCACTCCCCGCCTACGCCATGTTAAAAAAGCGTTTCAGGATAGGCGCCTGCGACTGGTCCATCGGCCGGGCCAATCAACCTGCTGCCATGCAAACGGCCAGGGAAATAGGGCTGGATGGCGTACAGGTAAGCCTGGGCAGCGCCGCCAACAATATGCATTTACGGGAACCTGCCGTACAAGCCCTTTATCAGCAGGCAGCCGCTGCCGCCGGCGTCAGCATTGCCGGACTGGCTATTGGCGAGTTGAACAATATTCCTTACAAATCTGATCCCCGCACGGAGCAATGGGTAAGCGACAGCATAGACGTTGCCAGCACCCTGGGGTGTAAAGTAGTGTTACTGGCTTTTTTTGGTAATGGTGACCTTAAAAATGATGCAGCCGGACAGCAGGAAGTAATCCATCGTTTACGGCAGGTAGCCCCTAAAGCAGAAAAGGCTGGGATCTACCTGGGTATTGAATCCTGGCTGAGTGCAGCGGAACATATGACCATCCTGGATGCAGTAGGCTCTTCGCATGTAAAAGTATATTACGATGTAGCTAATGCCCACAAAATGGGCTACGACATCTACCAAGAGATCCGCTGGCTGGGTAAAAACATCTGCGAGTTTCATGCAAAAGAATATGGGCAGTTACTGGGTAAAGGCCCGATCGACTTCCGGCAGGTACATCAGGCGATGGAGGACATTGGTTATAGAGGATGGCTGCAGATAGAAGATGCTGTACCTCCGGGCGCCACGATGCTGGAAAGTTATCAAGCCAACCAGGCCTTTTTAAGAACTGTATTTCCTGAATAA
- a CDS encoding FAD-binding and (Fe-S)-binding domain-containing protein — protein MQSDLSLLAEKMGGPLYYNSSPEHNTQLLAYSTDASVYQEKPLAVAIPENTDDIKLLIGFARQHQVTLIPRAAGTSLAGQVVGNGIVVDISRHFNEVIEINTAEKWVRVQPGVIRDDLNRKLAPHGLMFGPETSTANRAMIGGMVGNNSCGLHSIVWGAVRDHLLEVTAILSDGSDAVFKEEPVDANHYTGLKKDIYAGIQQLLRDEARQALIKKQFPKAAVVRRNTGYALDSMVYRQPFTAGGAPFNLCQLIAGSEGTLLFITEVKLQLLDLPPKETALVCVHCNSLQDSLRANIIALQHQPMASELVDRYIMNFTREHPEYRKNCFFVEGDPAAILMVEFMADSKATVTRQAEQLITDLKQQGHGYAYPVLYNEDTKYAWDVRKAGLGLLRNLPGDTQPVNLIEDCAVSPQELPEYVHDLQEMLQKHQVNASYYAHAGAGELHVEPMINLKTKEGLALFRNILADTVVIVKKYNGSLSGEHGDGRLRGEYIATIIGQETYELFKQVKQLFDPHAIFNRGKITDTPPMDSHLRVQVNQPASTLATHFDFSAQGSMLRLAEKCSGSGDCRRSEMAGGTMCPSYMATRNEKDTTRARANVLRQFLSNTADAEPLNHKEIKEVMDLCLSCKGCKSDCPSGVDITKMKAEFLQQYYDKNGVPFRSKLIGNFAAQMKLASIFRWGYNLIFGTPFLRRIANRAVGFHPERSMPLLPGTTLRTWFNRRVPTQQGGDKEVIFFCDEFTNYYDVEIGQRAILLLEALGYRVRIPAHLESGRSFLSKGLVKKAALIANENISRLSGLVSEDIPVVGLEPSAILTLRDEYIDLARPENKTNALHLAKHTYTIEEFIAAAAEKGHISKAAFTTEKRAIAVHGHCYQKVLSSQHAISTMLSLPEHYSVQVIPSGCCGMAGSFGYEAEHYAVSQQVGELILFPTIRKMQPDTIIAASGTSCRHQIKDGTHKHAKHPVEILWEALIKN, from the coding sequence ATGCAAAGCGATCTGTCTCTGCTCGCGGAAAAAATGGGTGGGCCTTTATATTATAATTCATCCCCTGAACATAACACGCAATTATTAGCGTATTCCACAGATGCGTCTGTTTACCAGGAAAAGCCGCTGGCAGTGGCCATACCTGAAAACACTGATGATATCAAGTTGCTGATCGGCTTTGCCCGGCAGCACCAAGTAACCCTGATTCCAAGAGCTGCGGGTACTTCCCTGGCAGGTCAGGTAGTAGGCAATGGTATCGTTGTAGATATTTCCCGTCATTTTAATGAGGTCATTGAAATCAATACAGCAGAGAAATGGGTAAGGGTACAACCGGGAGTAATCCGGGACGACCTGAACCGGAAGCTGGCCCCTCACGGACTGATGTTCGGTCCGGAAACCTCTACCGCCAACAGGGCCATGATAGGTGGCATGGTGGGCAACAATTCCTGTGGCTTGCACAGTATTGTATGGGGTGCCGTGCGGGATCACCTGCTGGAGGTAACTGCTATACTGAGTGATGGGTCTGATGCTGTTTTCAAAGAAGAGCCGGTGGATGCCAACCATTATACCGGATTGAAGAAAGACATCTATGCCGGCATTCAGCAGCTCCTGCGTGACGAAGCCCGACAGGCGCTGATCAAAAAACAGTTTCCCAAAGCGGCTGTAGTCAGGAGAAACACCGGTTATGCCCTGGACAGCATGGTATACAGGCAGCCTTTTACGGCTGGCGGAGCGCCTTTCAATCTTTGTCAGCTGATAGCCGGATCAGAAGGCACGCTATTGTTTATTACCGAAGTGAAGCTGCAATTGCTGGATCTGCCTCCCAAGGAAACAGCCCTGGTGTGTGTGCATTGTAATTCTCTGCAGGATTCACTGCGGGCCAATATTATCGCCCTGCAGCACCAACCGATGGCCTCTGAGCTGGTAGACCGGTACATCATGAATTTTACACGGGAGCATCCTGAATACCGGAAAAACTGCTTTTTTGTGGAGGGAGATCCCGCAGCCATCCTGATGGTTGAGTTTATGGCGGATAGTAAGGCCACCGTAACCCGGCAGGCGGAGCAACTGATTACCGATTTAAAGCAGCAGGGACATGGCTACGCCTATCCTGTTTTATATAATGAGGATACTAAATACGCCTGGGATGTGCGGAAAGCAGGCTTAGGCCTACTGCGTAATCTGCCCGGAGATACCCAGCCGGTAAACCTGATAGAAGATTGCGCTGTTTCCCCGCAGGAATTGCCGGAGTATGTTCACGACTTACAGGAAATGCTGCAAAAGCACCAGGTAAACGCCTCCTATTATGCGCATGCAGGCGCCGGAGAGCTGCACGTGGAGCCTATGATCAATTTAAAAACCAAAGAAGGGTTGGCATTATTCAGGAATATCCTGGCAGACACCGTGGTGATCGTAAAAAAATACAATGGTTCCCTTTCCGGTGAGCATGGCGATGGCAGGTTGCGCGGAGAATATATAGCCACTATCATAGGGCAGGAAACCTACGAGCTGTTTAAGCAGGTAAAACAGTTATTTGACCCGCACGCTATTTTTAACCGCGGGAAGATCACCGATACCCCGCCCATGGACAGTCATCTTAGGGTGCAGGTGAATCAACCCGCCTCTACGCTGGCCACCCACTTTGATTTTTCGGCACAGGGCAGTATGCTGCGGCTGGCAGAAAAATGTTCCGGCTCAGGAGATTGCCGGCGCAGTGAAATGGCCGGTGGTACCATGTGCCCCAGTTATATGGCCACCCGGAATGAAAAAGATACTACCCGCGCCAGGGCCAATGTATTAAGACAATTCCTCAGCAATACCGCAGATGCGGAGCCACTGAATCATAAAGAGATCAAAGAAGTGATGGACCTGTGCCTGAGTTGTAAAGGCTGCAAGTCGGATTGCCCGTCGGGGGTAGATATCACCAAGATGAAAGCTGAGTTTTTACAACAGTATTATGATAAAAACGGCGTTCCCTTCCGGTCAAAACTGATCGGCAATTTTGCAGCACAAATGAAGCTTGCCTCAATATTCCGGTGGGGATATAATCTCATATTCGGCACGCCCTTCCTTCGCAGGATAGCCAACCGTGCCGTAGGATTTCATCCGGAAAGGAGCATGCCATTATTGCCCGGCACTACCTTAAGGACCTGGTTTAACAGGCGGGTACCCACCCAACAAGGTGGTGATAAAGAAGTGATTTTCTTTTGCGATGAATTTACCAACTACTACGATGTGGAAATAGGTCAACGTGCGATCCTCCTGCTGGAAGCATTAGGCTACCGTGTGCGCATCCCTGCTCACCTGGAAAGCGGGCGCAGTTTCCTGTCGAAAGGCCTCGTAAAGAAAGCAGCGCTTATTGCCAATGAAAACATTTCCCGCTTGTCCGGGTTGGTATCTGAAGATATACCGGTAGTAGGACTGGAGCCATCCGCCATTCTAACGTTAAGGGACGAATATATTGATCTGGCCCGTCCGGAAAATAAAACCAACGCTTTACATCTGGCAAAGCATACTTATACCATTGAAGAATTTATTGCAGCAGCAGCGGAGAAAGGCCATATCTCCAAAGCAGCTTTTACCACAGAAAAACGTGCGATAGCCGTACATGGTCATTGTTATCAGAAAGTACTATCCTCCCAGCATGCCATCAGCACTATGCTGAGCTTACCGGAACATTATTCCGTGCAGGTGATCCCTTCCGGCTGTTGTGGCATGGCCGGATCCTTTGGTTATGAAGCGGAGCATTATGCCGTATCACAGCAGGTAGGTGAACTGATCCTGTTCCCTACGATCCGGAAGATGCAGCCGGATACGATCATCGCCGCCTCCGGTACTTCCTGCAGGCACCAGATCAAAGATGGTACCCACAAACATGCGAAGCATCCGGTGGAGATATTATGGGAAGCATTGATAAAAAATTGA
- a CDS encoding RNA polymerase sigma-70 factor yields the protein MASLDSYNEHALLEEISGGSEKAMKELFSIYHARLFHYIAGFIKSDQVAEELVMDVFMKLWVGREMITQIRDLDAFLFRIAHNKSVDFLRAAARDQRLKTLLCHRLETAEEVPADSGLLLLEYEQKIREAIALLPPKRREVYLLSREEELSHEQIAQRLQISRSTVNNHIGEAQRFVRHYLSQHADLAVLLVLFKIV from the coding sequence TTGGCAAGCCTTGATTCATACAATGAGCATGCATTATTGGAGGAAATTTCCGGCGGTAGCGAAAAGGCTATGAAGGAATTATTCAGTATTTACCACGCAAGACTTTTTCACTATATCGCTGGTTTTATAAAATCAGACCAGGTAGCGGAAGAGCTGGTCATGGATGTATTTATGAAGCTATGGGTAGGCCGGGAGATGATCACACAGATCCGGGACCTGGATGCTTTCCTGTTCCGCATTGCGCATAATAAGTCGGTCGATTTTCTCCGCGCGGCTGCCAGAGATCAGCGCCTGAAAACACTCCTCTGCCATCGCCTGGAAACGGCGGAAGAAGTGCCGGCGGATAGCGGGCTTTTACTGCTGGAATATGAACAAAAGATCCGGGAAGCTATCGCATTATTACCACCCAAAAGGAGGGAAGTATACCTGCTGAGCCGGGAAGAAGAATTGTCCCATGAACAGATTGCCCAACGGCTGCAAATATCCAGATCCACTGTCAACAACCATATCGGAGAAGCCCAGCGCTTTGTCCGCCATTACCTTTCCCAACACGCCGACCTGGCTGTACTCCTCGTACTTTTTAAAATAGTGTAA